AAAGGTATGCTCAACATGCCGCCCAGTGTCTGGGAGGAGGGAGATCGAAAGATGTTCAGCCCTATGGCCATGTTGTGGTGCCCGAGGTCTGGTTGGGGTTTGTAGGTGGAAAAGAGTCTGTCCCACCAAGGGAAGTTGAAGCCGAAGTTGCGGTTTGCCTCATGCATGTCCGTGGAATGGTGCACGCGGTGCATGTCCGGCGTGACCACGGCAAGTCTGAGGATGCGGTCGACTCCGGCGGGCAGCGCAAGATTGGCGTGATTGAACAGGGCGCAGCCGTTCAGCACGATTTCGAACAGGATTACGCCGAGGACCGGAGGCCCGAGTATCGCGACAAGTGTCAGCTTGTAGACCATGGACAGGATTATTTCCAGCGGATGGAATCGGACCCCGGTGCTTGCGTCGATGTGCAGGTCGGCATGGTGCATGCGATGAATGCGCCAGAGCGGAAGGAATCTGTGGAATGCCACATGCTGCCAGTACACGGCCATGTCCAGCAGGAGTATGGTTGCGGGAACCGAGATGGGGAGCGGCAGATCGAGAAGGTTGAAAAGGCCCCAGCCGTATTGGGCGCACAGTGCTGCAAGCGCGGCCGGAAGGACCGGGAAGAGGAGTCTGACGATTCCCGTGGACAGGAAGGCCGTGCCGAGGTTGGCGAACCAGCGGCCCTTGCGCGGCGGCCGGGGCACACGTTTCGGCCGTGCATGCTCGGCCCAGGCCATGATGAGCAGGACGGCCAGAAACGAGCCGATGCGGACGAGCGGTTCGTAGGGCATGCGGTCAGACGTCCTTTGCGGATTCCTTTTGCCCCTCGGGAAGCGGGCGGGGGCGTTGCGTCCTGCCGGGTACAGGTCGCCATGGTTTGCCGTGAATCCGCTGGTAGAGCTTGTGGGCCTCGCGGAATTCCGGGTTCATTTGCAGGGATTTGTCCACGGCGTCGGACGCTTCGGTCAGCCTGCCCATGAAGTAGAAGGCCTTGGCCATGTTGAAGTAGATGTTCTCGTCGTTGGGCGTGAGCTCCAGAGCCTGCGCATAGGCATGGATCGCGCCGGGATAGTCGCCCTGCTTGCGAAGGGTTACCCCGAGACTGTTGAACGGGTTGGGCGTGTCGGATTCGTATTTGAGAATTTCGATGAACAGTTCCTTGGTCTGCTCCAGTCTGTCGAACTGGGCGTGGATGTCCGCGGCCTTCTTGAGGAACTGCTTGAAGCTTTCCAGATCGCCCTTGGCCTTGTAGGCCTCGGCCAGCCCTTTGTAGGCCTCGGCAAACAGGTCGTTGATCTTGACCGCCTTCTTGAAGGCCACGATGGCTTTGCCGTATTTCCCCTGCATCAGGTAGGAGCAGCCCATGTCGTAGTAGCGTTGTGCCTCATCCTGATAGGAGATGAGTTCCTCGAAGGCTTCGATGGCTTCGTCGAAATCTCCGCGTTCCACCATGCTCTTGGCTTCCTGCAACTCCATTTCCTCGATTTCCGGGTAGTTGTCGAGCTGGTTGGCGAGGATGAGATAGCGTTCGAAGGTCTCCATGGAATAGGGCCGGAGCACATAGCCGAGGCAGCCTGCGGCAATGGCGTCCAGTACATGGTCCTTCCGGTTCTCCAGAGTGACCATGATGATGGGCAGGGGACGTCCGCTCATGTTCTTGCGCATGATTTGGCAGAACTTGATGCCGGACATGTCATCCAGAGATGAGTCGCACAGGATCAGGTCCACGGGATTGCCATGGATGTGATCGATGGCGTCCGCACCCGAGGAAAACGCCTTCACCGTGTCCGGGCCGAACACCATGATGGAGGCCTGATCGCGTTTGGAATGCACGTCGATGTTCGTGAGAACCACGGCGTGCTTGAACGCCCTGTATGCTTTGCTGTCTTTTTTCTGTGGCATGACGGTTTGTGCTGGTTGAATTCGCCTTTTGCATCAAGGCTACCTGCACAAGCCGTTTCTAGCAAGGGGATGACGGCATTTTATAATGAAGTTGGTTGAGTATGCGGTGTTTCAGCTTGATGATTTCCGGAATGTCCGGGAGCAGAGCGAGCAGTTTTTCCATGTTGCCGCTGCGTGCCAGAAGGTCGAGGCCGGTTTCGGTGTTGAAGTCGTTGATCCAGCCCGCCACCAGCATCTTGAAGTCGTTGGACCAGCGTATTTCGCTGTAACTGCCCGTGCGTCCGGCCAGTACGTCCTGAAGAATGGATTGCGTGTATCGTGTGGGGTGCTGGGTTGCGCCGAGCACGACCACCGGATCAAGCGGTTTGTCCCCGCCCAGGTGGGTGATCATGACCGGAAATATGTCCAGCTTGTCGCTGTCGCGCACGATTCTTGCGGCTGTGTTCAGCGGTTCCGGCAGGGAGGAGGGCAGAGTCTTGACATTGTGCAGTCCGATGGCCGCACGGATCAGCCGTTGATCCGCGGCCGGAAGATGGTCGATGAACCCCGGGGTGCGCAGGGCCAGAACGCCCAGTCTTGCGTGATTTGCGGATTCCCTGTCATTGTAGGTCCTGTAGCGGGCGTATTGCGTGAAGCGTCCGATATCGTGATACAGGGCCGCGAGCAGGGTCAGGTCCCGAGTGCGTCCGGTTATGCCGTCGCCTTCCACGATTTCCCGCGCATTGTCGAGAACGCGGAGGGAGTGCTCCAGCTTGAGCTGGATATGGTAATCGTAATCCGGTGTTCCGATCAGATGCTGACGGGAATGCTCCGCGAGGCGGCGTATGTGTCTGTCGAGGTCCATGATTGCTACGACTTCCGGATTTTGCGCTTGCGTACCTGGAATTCGGCTTCTCCCACTTCTCCTGCCTCGAACTGTTTCGTCAATTCCGCAATTTCCTGTTGGCGCAGTTCCTCGGCTTCGCGGTCCAGTTCCTTGTCACGGAAGATGCCCTTGGGCCCGAACAGGAGGCGCAGGAAGAGGAGGATTACCCCGAGCAGCAGGGCGACGAAAGCGAATCTGGCGAGGGACGGCAGCAGGGCGTCGCCGTACCCCGAGCCAAAGGGCCATGCCCGCCATTGGGGATTGTTGAAAATATCCAGCCCTGCGTTGAAGGCGAGATGAATGAAATCGGTCATTGGGCGTTTTCTCCGGATGTTGGGTTGCGTTTCGGCCTTGCCGGAAGCTCCTTTTCCTACGATGGGCGTGCATCGGAGGCAAGAGGGAATTTCCCGAGGCGAAAAAGCAATATCCCCGCCTTGTGCGGGGCGGCGTTTGCATGTATTGACCGTTGTGAACCCGGGGCGACCCTCTTGCCGCGGGAGTGTTTTTCGGAGGATTCATGCGTATTCTGATTGTGGAAGACGAGTTCACGAGTCGCAAGCTTCTGACCGCACTGCTCGCGGATTACGGCGAATGCGACACCGCGTCGGACGGCGTGGAATGCGTGGACAGGTTCAGGGAGGCTCTGGTCAAGGGCTCGCCCTATGATCTCGTATGCATGGATATCATGATGCCCAACAAGGACGGGCATCAGGCGCTCAAGGAAATTCGTGAACTCGAGCAGGAATTCGAATGCAAACCCTCGGATGAGGCGAAGGTCATCATGGTCACGGCGCTCAACGATCCCAAGACCGTGGTCAAGGGGGGTCTTCGTCGTATTCTTCATTTTTCGCGCGTTTCGCAGACGCTCGGGAAACGAGGATCAGGAACAGGATCGGAACAGGATGGACATGCGGGATTCCGATGATTCGCAGGACGATGCGGACGGCAAGATGCGGCGCGGTGTGGACAGGTATGAGGCGGCTCGGCGTTCCTGGGAATATTTTCAGACGGGAGAAGCCCGGCCCGAACCTGTGGAGAACGCGCCGCAAGCCGCGCACGGGCAGGGGGATTTCGATTCCTCGGAGTTTCTGGAAGGTGCGAAGATTTTCTTTTCCCGATTTCAGGAAGCTGGCGACAACAGGGACCTTGATTCCATCCGGGATTTCATTTCGGATGAAGTCTATGCTCAGGCCGTGGCCGATCTGGAGACCGGCGGGGTTGCGGCTCGTACCGAGATCATGCTTCTTGACGCCCGGCTTGTGGATGTGAGGACGGAAAACGGGACCACCAGCGTGACGGTCCAGTTTGATGCGGATCTGCGCAAGGGCATTTCCGGGGGACAGCGTGAACATGTGCGTACCGTGTGGGAATTCTCTCGTGACGAAACCGCGCCCGGTTCCCTGTGGACGCTGGACAAGATCAACCGGATGGATCACTGATTTTCAGCAACACCTATCCCAGGAGGGGGATTGTTTTGGCGGATATGAAATATGATCTGGGCCAGCCTTTCGAGGCGCTCATGGACCTTGCCCGGAAGAAATTCGGGGAAGTGCGGTTTGAACCCTTTCATTTCGGTGGCGGCGAACTGGAAGTGCTCCAGATCGTGGACATGCCCAAATATATCGACAAGCTCGTTTCCAGGACCCGGTCCGGCAAATCCGTGGATCTGCCGCTTTGGGCCAAGATATGGCCGTCCTGCATGGTGCTGGGCGCAATGCTGGACAAGTATCCGTTTCCCGAGAACGCGAAGGTCATCGAAATCGGAGCGGGATGCGCAGTCAACGGCCTGCTGCTGGCTCGCCGCGGGCTGGACGTGGTGGTTACGGATGTGGACGAGGATGCACTGCTGTTCAGCCGCATCAATGCCCTGAAAAACGGTTTGGATAACAAGTTGACCGTGCGGCGCGTGGATTTCACCCGTGACAGTCTGGGAGAACGTTTCGACTACATTCTCGGTTGCGAAGTGGTGTATACCGAGGCCGCCTATGAGCCGCTCGTCGGTTTTCTCGATGATCACCTGGCTTCGGCAGGCGCAGGAGAGGTTTTTCTCGCTCTGGATGGCAAGCGTCAGGCCAGACGGTTCTTTCAGCTTGCCTCCGACAGGTTCGCCATGATGCGGACAGCCGCAAACATCAAGGACAAGGGCGAATCCAGGGAAGTCCTGCTTTTCCGCCTGAGAAGGAAGTAGCATGATCACGTTGAATTCCTGTCCCAAGTCCTTTACCCGTGATCAGGACAAGGCTTGCTCTCCCGGAGACACCGTGGCCCGGGTCAAGGCTCGGCTGGAGGAGAAATGTGCCGGAGTGCTTGCTGAAACCGACCGGGTGGATACCGGACGGCTCGGCATTCCGGTTTTCGTGAGCAAATGCGGTCCGGCCGCACGCGACGTGATGCCCACGCGCAAGCAGATGGGCAAGGGGGCGTCCCCTGAGCAGGCAGAAGCGTCCGCACTCATGGAGCTGGTGGAGCGATTCAGCTACTTTTCCTTTTGGAACGATCCGGCCAACTTCGAGGAATTGACATGGTCCGAGGCCGAGACTCGCTGGCCCGGACAGGTCATGGATATCGCGCGGGTCATCGATTCCGTGGAGGACTCCCTGTCTCCGGATCAGGCCCGCAGGGTCA
Above is a window of Pseudodesulfovibrio tunisiensis DNA encoding:
- a CDS encoding sterol desaturase family protein; translation: MPYEPLVRIGSFLAVLLIMAWAEHARPKRVPRPPRKGRWFANLGTAFLSTGIVRLLFPVLPAALAALCAQYGWGLFNLLDLPLPISVPATILLLDMAVYWQHVAFHRFLPLWRIHRMHHADLHIDASTGVRFHPLEIILSMVYKLTLVAILGPPVLGVILFEIVLNGCALFNHANLALPAGVDRILRLAVVTPDMHRVHHSTDMHEANRNFGFNFPWWDRLFSTYKPQPDLGHHNMAIGLNIFRSPSSQTLGGMLSIPFL
- a CDS encoding response regulator, which produces MRILIVEDEFTSRKLLTALLADYGECDTASDGVECVDRFREALVKGSPYDLVCMDIMMPNKDGHQALKEIRELEQEFECKPSDEAKVIMVTALNDPKTVVKGGLRRILHFSRVSQTLGKRGSGTGSEQDGHAGFR
- a CDS encoding SHOCT domain-containing protein, which translates into the protein MTDFIHLAFNAGLDIFNNPQWRAWPFGSGYGDALLPSLARFAFVALLLGVILLFLRLLFGPKGIFRDKELDREAEELRQQEIAELTKQFEAGEVGEAEFQVRKRKIRKS
- a CDS encoding response regulator, translated to MPQKKDSKAYRAFKHAVVLTNIDVHSKRDQASIMVFGPDTVKAFSSGADAIDHIHGNPVDLILCDSSLDDMSGIKFCQIMRKNMSGRPLPIIMVTLENRKDHVLDAIAAGCLGYVLRPYSMETFERYLILANQLDNYPEIEEMELQEAKSMVERGDFDEAIEAFEELISYQDEAQRYYDMGCSYLMQGKYGKAIVAFKKAVKINDLFAEAYKGLAEAYKAKGDLESFKQFLKKAADIHAQFDRLEQTKELFIEILKYESDTPNPFNSLGVTLRKQGDYPGAIHAYAQALELTPNDENIYFNMAKAFYFMGRLTEASDAVDKSLQMNPEFREAHKLYQRIHGKPWRPVPGRTQRPRPLPEGQKESAKDV
- a CDS encoding class I SAM-dependent methyltransferase, whose amino-acid sequence is MKYDLGQPFEALMDLARKKFGEVRFEPFHFGGGELEVLQIVDMPKYIDKLVSRTRSGKSVDLPLWAKIWPSCMVLGAMLDKYPFPENAKVIEIGAGCAVNGLLLARRGLDVVVTDVDEDALLFSRINALKNGLDNKLTVRRVDFTRDSLGERFDYILGCEVVYTEAAYEPLVGFLDDHLASAGAGEVFLALDGKRQARRFFQLASDRFAMMRTAANIKDKGESREVLLFRLRRK
- a CDS encoding Tim44 domain-containing protein; the encoded protein is MRDSDDSQDDADGKMRRGVDRYEAARRSWEYFQTGEARPEPVENAPQAAHGQGDFDSSEFLEGAKIFFSRFQEAGDNRDLDSIRDFISDEVYAQAVADLETGGVAARTEIMLLDARLVDVRTENGTTSVTVQFDADLRKGISGGQREHVRTVWEFSRDETAPGSLWTLDKINRMDH
- a CDS encoding HD domain-containing protein, producing the protein MDLDRHIRRLAEHSRQHLIGTPDYDYHIQLKLEHSLRVLDNAREIVEGDGITGRTRDLTLLAALYHDIGRFTQYARYRTYNDRESANHARLGVLALRTPGFIDHLPAADQRLIRAAIGLHNVKTLPSSLPEPLNTAARIVRDSDKLDIFPVMITHLGGDKPLDPVVVLGATQHPTRYTQSILQDVLAGRTGSYSEIRWSNDFKMLVAGWINDFNTETGLDLLARSGNMEKLLALLPDIPEIIKLKHRILNQLHYKMPSSPC